TCGGCGGTCTTCATCGCGGAGATCTTCTCCGCCACTGCCGTCGTCACGAACTGATTGATGCTCGTGCCGTCCGCCTTGCTGATCTCTACAATGGCCGCCTTCAGCGACGCAGGCAGCCGCAACGGATAGGTGCTGAGCAGTTTCTTCATGACGGGAGGTTCCTCAATGCCTCCTGGGGTGACAGCACTGATATGCCGAAGCGGGCCGGGGCCTGGCCGAAGTCCC
Above is a genomic segment from Acidobacteriota bacterium containing:
- a CDS encoding toxin-antitoxin system HicB family antitoxin codes for the protein MKKLLSTYPLRLPASLKAAIVEISKADGTSINQFVTTAVAEKISAMKTAEFFSGCAARADIEAARRLLRREGGQPPEPEDRLP